The Agrococcus sp. SGAir0287 DNA window AGGCTCGCGACCTTGAGGTCGAGCAGCGTCGCGGCGACGACGAGGAACTCGCTGGCCTCGTCGAGCATGCCGTCGCCGTCGAGCGTCGAGAGGTACGCGATGAAGTCGCTCGTGACCTGGCCGAGCGCGATCTCGGTGACGTCGAGCCGGCGATTGCCGATGAGCGTGAGCAGCAGGTCGAACGGCCCGTCGAAGTGGGGCTGGTGGATGCGGAAGCCGCCGGCGTCGTCCTGCGCGTCCGGACCGTCGTGGTCGCCGTCGGCGCTCGCGTCCGCGACCGCGTCCGTCAACGCCGCGTCGAGCGCGACTGCGGCATCCCGCTCGGTCGACGCCTCCGGGTCCGCCTCGGGCTGCGTCACCACGGGCTCAGGCGACGGCGCCGCGGGCGACGAGCTCACGCGCGACCTGGCGGTACGCCTCGGAGGCGGAGTGCTCGGGCGCGTACTGCGTGATCGGCCGGCCCGCGACCGATGCGTCCGGGAACTTCACCGTGCGGCGGATGACCGACTCGAGCACGGTGTCGCCGAACGCCTGCACGACGCGCTCGAGCACCTCGCGCGAGTGCAGCGTGCGGGAGTCGTACATCGTGGCGAGGATGCCGTCGAGGCGCAGCGCCGGGTTGAGGCGGTCCTGCACCTTGTCGATCGTCTCCTTGAGCAGGGCGACGCCGCGCAGCGCGAAGTACTCGCACTCGAGCGGCACGAGCACGCCGTGCGCCGCCGTGAGTGCGTTGACGGTGAGGAGGCCGAGGGAGGGCTGGCAGTCCACGAGGATGAGGTCGTACTCGTCGGACACCTGCCGCAGCACGCGGGCGAGGATCTGCTCGCGGGCGACCTCGCTGACGAGGTGCACCTCGGCGGCCGACAGGTCGATGTTCGCCGGGATGACATCGAGGCCGTCGACGCTCGAGCGCTG harbors:
- a CDS encoding ParA family protein produces the protein MSGGTEQTAALPGLDAPAMGPTGRPLRAFPVPEPLTGHGPARIIAMCNQKGGVGKTTTTINLGASLAEYGRKVLAVDFDPQGALSAGLGIDNHDATTIYDLLLSSKRDTHEAIQRSSVDGLDVIPANIDLSAAEVHLVSEVAREQILARVLRQVSDEYDLILVDCQPSLGLLTVNALTAAHGVLVPLECEYFALRGVALLKETIDKVQDRLNPALRLDGILATMYDSRTLHSREVLERVVQAFGDTVLESVIRRTVKFPDASVAGRPITQYAPEHSASEAYRQVARELVARGAVA